One segment of Phycisphaerales bacterium DNA contains the following:
- a CDS encoding VCBS repeat-containing protein — MPATTRTASILAACGLAAACAPALAQTFPAELHVEDLDGGNGFAVDGVPAAPGLGRSVSNAGDVNGDGVDDFIVARANGAGLGATYVVFGDAGGFPAVIDVEDLDGANGFRIDGFEPADVEGRSVARAGDVNGDGVDDIIIGNARAAGGDGRASVVFGRAMGSGGFPAVVDLADLDGGDGFTLLGEAGFGYGVGNAVAGAGDVNGDGIDDVIVGSDDYYGAWRDSGRAHVIFGRTTGFDATIPIGAAGGFAVIGEGYRAHLGRSVAAAGDINGDGLGDVIIGSTDWGGHPYYSVERAGAAYVIYGRAGTPSGTISIARLSGLGFEIRGQFDFENFGEAVASAGDLNGDGVDDVIIGVRDAFRVGNSGAAWVIYGRGPGEPSFPELLLTEGLAASDGARFDGQFSGDQTGRSVAPLGDINGDGLDDVAIGAWGWGATYPSEFGAAYVVYGRSDDFPSRVLLEDLGGEAGFRIRGENPSDELGWSVSSAGDVNGDGARDILVGAPGAIESGGIGAGRAYVIYGQSGACPADVDGDGELTLFDFLAFQNLFDAGDPRADFDADGSLTLFDFLAFQNAFDAGCP, encoded by the coding sequence ATGCCCGCGACCACGAGAACCGCCTCTATCCTGGCCGCCTGCGGCCTGGCCGCGGCGTGTGCCCCCGCCTTGGCCCAGACGTTCCCGGCCGAGCTGCACGTCGAGGACCTGGACGGCGGCAACGGCTTCGCCGTCGACGGCGTCCCCGCTGCGCCCGGGCTGGGGCGGAGCGTCTCGAACGCGGGCGACGTCAACGGCGACGGCGTGGACGACTTTATCGTCGCCCGGGCCAACGGCGCCGGGCTGGGGGCGACCTACGTCGTCTTCGGCGATGCGGGCGGCTTCCCGGCGGTGATCGACGTAGAGGACCTGGACGGCGCCAATGGCTTTCGCATCGACGGCTTCGAGCCCGCCGACGTCGAGGGCCGCAGCGTGGCCCGCGCGGGCGACGTCAACGGCGACGGCGTCGACGACATCATCATCGGCAACGCGCGGGCGGCCGGTGGCGATGGCCGGGCCTCGGTGGTGTTCGGCCGGGCGATGGGGTCCGGGGGATTTCCGGCCGTGGTGGACCTAGCCGACCTCGATGGCGGCGACGGCTTCACCCTGCTGGGTGAAGCGGGCTTTGGCTACGGGGTGGGCAACGCCGTCGCCGGCGCGGGCGACGTCAACGGCGACGGCATCGACGACGTCATCGTCGGCTCGGACGACTACTACGGCGCGTGGCGGGACAGCGGCCGGGCCCACGTCATCTTCGGCCGCACGACCGGCTTCGACGCCACGATCCCCATCGGCGCGGCCGGTGGGTTCGCGGTGATCGGCGAGGGCTACCGGGCGCACCTGGGCCGGTCGGTCGCGGCGGCGGGCGACATCAACGGCGACGGCCTGGGCGACGTGATCATCGGCTCGACGGACTGGGGCGGGCATCCGTATTACTCTGTTGAACGGGCGGGCGCGGCCTACGTCATCTACGGCCGCGCCGGGACGCCCTCGGGCACGATCTCCATCGCCCGCCTGTCGGGGCTGGGCTTCGAGATCCGCGGCCAGTTCGATTTCGAGAACTTCGGCGAGGCGGTCGCCTCGGCGGGCGACCTCAACGGCGACGGCGTGGACGACGTGATCATCGGCGTGCGCGACGCCTTCCGGGTGGGCAACAGCGGCGCGGCCTGGGTCATCTATGGCCGCGGACCCGGCGAGCCGTCCTTCCCCGAACTGTTGTTGACCGAGGGCCTTGCGGCCAGCGACGGCGCCCGGTTCGATGGCCAGTTCTCGGGGGACCAGACCGGCCGGTCGGTGGCGCCGCTGGGGGACATCAACGGCGATGGGCTGGACGACGTGGCCATCGGCGCCTGGGGCTGGGGCGCGACCTACCCCAGCGAGTTCGGCGCGGCGTACGTCGTGTACGGCCGCTCAGACGACTTCCCTTCCCGGGTGCTGCTCGAAGACCTCGGCGGCGAAGCGGGCTTTCGCATCCGCGGCGAGAACCCCAGCGACGAGCTTGGCTGGTCGGTCTCGTCGGCGGGCGACGTCAACGGCGATGGCGCCCGCGACATCCTGGTTGGCGCCCCCGGGGCCATCGAGAGCGGCGGCATCGGCGCCGGTCGGGCCTACGTGATTTATGGCCAGAGCGGCGCATGCCCGGCCGACGTGGACGGCGACGGCGAGCTGACACTGTTCGACTTCCTCGCCTTCCAGAACCTCTTCGACGCCGGCGACCCCCGCGCCGACTTCGACGCCGACGGCAGCCTCACCCTCTTCGACTTCCTGGCCTTCCAGAACGCCTTCGACGCCGGCTGCCCGTAG
- a CDS encoding YciI family protein, with protein sequence MPKFMLLLFDNPADYADLTPEQMQQVVREYGAWAQKMGKAGKLEGGEKLADEGGKVVTQSGVTDGPFAESKEVLGGYFTINAASYDEAVEIARSSPHVKYGASTHVRQIDAH encoded by the coding sequence ATGCCGAAGTTCATGCTGTTGTTGTTCGATAACCCCGCCGACTACGCCGACCTGACGCCCGAGCAGATGCAGCAGGTCGTCCGGGAGTACGGTGCCTGGGCCCAGAAGATGGGCAAGGCCGGCAAGCTCGAAGGTGGCGAGAAGCTGGCCGACGAGGGCGGAAAGGTCGTCACCCAGAGCGGCGTGACCGATGGCCCGTTCGCCGAGAGCAAGGAAGTGCTGGGCGGGTACTTTACCATCAATGCGGCTTCATATGACGAGGCCGTCGAGATCGCCCGCAGCAGCCCGCACGTGAAGTATGGCGCCAGCACCCACGTCCGGCAGATCGACGCCCACTGA
- a CDS encoding DegT/DnrJ/EryC1/StrS family aminotransferase, which yields MTQATASKLALDGGAPTFDSPVAFMRPQLMPQDVEAAHEVLKSGMLRASTKCAELEERFAKASGARHGLTCANGTCALQLAYRSLFQRGDEVLVPAWTYIATASMLVAEGLIPVWVDALEDTMQIDVQDAARKVTSKTRGIAATHLYGMPVDIKAVQELAKAKDLKVVYDCAQSHLATIDGDGIGEFGDACTYSFYATKNLGTGEGGMVTVNDDTLKRDIELMRSHGETDKYLHERIGFNYRMNDITGAIGCSRLDRLREETNARRAAADQYDKVLGEIDGVLAPGRTKGADAAWHLYTAKLDLDQFTCDRDTFVKALNAEGVPTAIHYPRSLTHQPAFKDYVNAQSGGHPPVAERLASKVFCLPMHHELDGPTVTRIGQAIAKVASHYRR from the coding sequence ATGACCCAGGCCACGGCCTCAAAGCTCGCACTCGACGGCGGCGCCCCCACCTTCGACTCGCCCGTCGCGTTCATGCGCCCCCAGCTCATGCCCCAGGACGTCGAAGCCGCCCACGAGGTCCTCAAGAGCGGCATGCTGCGGGCCTCGACCAAGTGCGCCGAGCTCGAGGAGCGCTTCGCCAAGGCCAGCGGCGCCCGGCACGGCCTGACCTGCGCCAACGGCACCTGCGCCCTGCAGCTTGCCTACCGCAGCCTGTTTCAGCGCGGCGACGAGGTGCTCGTGCCCGCGTGGACCTACATCGCCACCGCCAGCATGCTGGTGGCCGAGGGATTGATCCCCGTCTGGGTCGACGCCCTCGAGGACACGATGCAGATCGACGTCCAGGACGCCGCCCGCAAGGTGACCAGCAAGACCAGGGGCATCGCCGCCACGCACCTCTACGGCATGCCGGTGGACATCAAGGCCGTGCAGGAACTGGCCAAGGCCAAGGACCTCAAGGTCGTCTACGACTGCGCCCAGAGCCATCTGGCGACGATCGACGGGGACGGCATCGGCGAGTTCGGCGACGCGTGCACCTACTCGTTCTACGCCACCAAGAACCTGGGCACCGGCGAGGGCGGCATGGTGACCGTCAACGACGACACGCTCAAGCGCGACATCGAGCTCATGCGCAGCCACGGCGAAACCGACAAGTACCTGCACGAGCGCATCGGCTTCAATTACCGCATGAACGACATCACCGGCGCCATCGGCTGCTCGCGCCTCGACCGCCTGCGCGAGGAGACCAACGCCCGCCGGGCCGCGGCCGACCAGTACGACAAGGTGCTCGGCGAGATCGACGGCGTGCTGGCCCCCGGCCGCACCAAGGGCGCCGACGCGGCGTGGCACCTCTACACCGCCAAGCTCGATCTGGACCAGTTCACCTGCGACCGCGATACGTTCGTCAAGGCTCTGAACGCCGAGGGCGTGCCCACGGCCATCCACTACCCGCGCTCGCTGACCCACCAGCCGGCGTTCAAGGACTACGTCAACGCGCAGTCCGGCGGTCACCCGCCCGTCGCCGAACGGCTGGCCAGCAAGGTCTTCTGCCTGCCCATGCACCACGAGCTCGACGGGCCGACGGTGACCAGGATCGGCCAGGCAATCGCCAAGGTGGCCTCCCACTACCGCCGCTGA
- a CDS encoding biotin transporter BioY yields MAQAPELSRTADRSLSRAYWWMLGVPSFALLTAFGAHVAVPLPPDGVPMTLQTLFVVLAALCLGPRAGSMSMLLYIGAGVVGVPLFAEESVGLGVILGQTGGYIVGFLACQPVVGMIVKDRNGMPRGWLAIVLAVLAAHMVVFAIGVPWLAIVRDFSLGRAIEGGMVPFLPGMVIKSVIAVLVGLAVAPWCVRRVW; encoded by the coding sequence ATGGCCCAAGCACCTGAACTCAGTCGTACGGCCGATCGATCGTTGTCCAGGGCGTACTGGTGGATGTTGGGGGTGCCCTCGTTCGCGCTCTTGACCGCATTCGGCGCGCACGTCGCCGTGCCGTTGCCGCCCGATGGCGTTCCGATGACGCTCCAGACGCTATTCGTCGTGCTTGCCGCCCTTTGCCTGGGGCCGCGTGCCGGGTCCATGAGCATGCTGCTGTACATTGGTGCGGGCGTCGTAGGGGTGCCGCTGTTTGCCGAGGAATCCGTCGGGCTGGGCGTGATCCTGGGGCAGACTGGCGGCTACATCGTGGGCTTCCTCGCATGCCAGCCAGTCGTCGGAATGATCGTCAAGGACCGCAATGGGATGCCGCGCGGCTGGCTGGCGATCGTGCTGGCGGTGCTGGCGGCACACATGGTCGTGTTCGCCATCGGCGTGCCCTGGCTTGCCATCGTGCGGGACTTTTCGCTGGGCCGGGCCATCGAAGGCGGCATGGTGCCCTTCCTGCCGGGCATGGTCATCAAGAGCGTCATCGCCGTACTGGTGGGCCTGGCGGTGGCCCCGTGGTGCGTGCGGCGGGTGTGGTGA
- a CDS encoding FG-GAP-like repeat-containing protein: MHRRRANVAVLGAPAFEGALVLALACVLAAAAPAAGQRCDPGGLFEAQVRYAAGDGADCVALGDLDGDGDLDVVVSNRYSDDVSVLRGLGDGTFGPQRRLPVGAFPLCVALGDLDGDGALDAMVANEFSDDCSVLMGRGDGTFEPQRRVAAGGGPLSIALADVDGDGALDAVVANVFSDDCSVLMGLGDGTFGPQRRFDAGDYPLAVALGDLDADGVLDAVVANLGSGDVSVLLGLGDGAFGPQRRFAVGQAPYALALGDLNADGALDVVAANFQSGDASVLMGLGDGALAAQQRVAAGFEPASVALGEFNGDGVLDALVANSGSNDASLLLGVGGGAFEPQRRVATGLGPRGVTLADVNADGAPDAMIACVRSDELSVLLGRCVPNQPCPPDLDGDGALTIFDYLAFQNLFDAGDAQADFDGDGRLTIFDFLAFQNAFDAGCP, translated from the coding sequence ATGCATCGACGCCGTGCGAACGTGGCCGTGTTGGGGGCGCCGGCCTTCGAGGGGGCCCTGGTCCTGGCGCTGGCGTGCGTGCTCGCCGCGGCCGCCCCGGCGGCGGGCCAGCGGTGCGATCCCGGCGGGCTGTTCGAGGCCCAGGTGCGCTACGCCGCGGGCGATGGGGCCGATTGCGTGGCCCTGGGCGACCTGGACGGCGACGGCGACCTGGACGTGGTCGTCTCCAACCGCTACTCGGACGACGTAAGCGTGCTGAGGGGCCTGGGCGACGGCACGTTCGGGCCGCAGCGCCGCCTGCCGGTGGGCGCGTTTCCCCTGTGCGTGGCGCTGGGCGACCTGGACGGCGACGGCGCGCTGGACGCGATGGTCGCCAACGAGTTCTCCGATGATTGCAGCGTGCTCATGGGACGCGGCGACGGCACGTTCGAGCCGCAGCGCCGCGTGGCGGCCGGCGGTGGGCCGCTGAGCATCGCCCTGGCCGACGTCGACGGCGATGGCGCGCTGGATGCGGTCGTCGCCAACGTCTTCTCCGACGATTGCAGCGTCTTGATGGGCCTGGGCGACGGCACGTTCGGGCCGCAGCGACGCTTCGACGCGGGCGACTATCCCCTGGCCGTGGCGCTGGGCGACCTCGACGCCGACGGCGTGCTCGACGCGGTGGTGGCTAACCTGGGCAGCGGCGACGTGAGCGTGCTGCTCGGCCTGGGCGACGGGGCGTTCGGGCCCCAGCGGCGCTTTGCGGTTGGCCAAGCGCCCTACGCGCTCGCGCTGGGCGACCTCAACGCCGACGGCGCGCTGGACGTGGTGGCGGCGAACTTCCAGTCGGGCGATGCGAGCGTCCTGATGGGCCTGGGCGACGGCGCGCTGGCCGCCCAGCAACGCGTTGCCGCGGGCTTCGAGCCGGCCAGCGTGGCGCTGGGCGAATTCAACGGCGACGGCGTGCTCGATGCGTTGGTGGCCAACAGCGGCTCGAACGACGCGAGCCTCCTGCTTGGCGTGGGCGGCGGCGCGTTCGAGCCGCAGCGCCGCGTGGCGACGGGCCTGGGCCCCCGCGGCGTGACGCTGGCGGACGTCAACGCCGACGGCGCGCCCGACGCGATGATCGCCTGCGTGCGCTCGGACGAGCTGAGCGTGCTGCTGGGCCGGTGCGTGCCCAACCAGCCCTGCCCGCCGGACCTGGACGGCGACGGTGCGCTGACGATCTTCGACTACCTTGCCTTCCAGAATCTCTTCGACGCCGGCGACGCCCAGGCCGACTTCGACGGCGACGGCCGGCTGACGATCTTCGACTTCCTGGCCTTCCAGAACGCCTTCGACGCGGGGTGCCCGTAG
- the hpt gene encoding hypoxanthine phosphoribosyltransferase, which produces MAPEPPPHADPHPEIDRILIDRTRIASRVVELGTQIASDAELDRGADRLVVVPVLTGALVFAADLVRSMPMRLRLELIQASSYPGTATKSQGVTLGSGPTDELKDAHVLIVDDIFDSGRTLAAVKQLVQATGPASVRTAVLLRKEVERAPDLPPQSEPDYVGFDVPDAFVVGYGLDYDGWYRNLPNIAVLRA; this is translated from the coding sequence ATGGCTCCAGAACCTCCACCGCACGCCGACCCCCACCCGGAGATCGACCGCATCCTCATCGACCGCACGCGCATCGCCAGCCGCGTGGTCGAGCTGGGCACGCAGATCGCCAGCGACGCCGAGCTGGACCGCGGGGCCGACCGGCTGGTCGTCGTGCCCGTCCTGACCGGGGCGCTGGTCTTCGCCGCCGATCTGGTGCGCTCGATGCCCATGCGATTGCGTCTGGAACTCATCCAGGCCAGCAGCTACCCCGGCACGGCAACCAAGAGCCAGGGCGTGACGCTGGGCAGCGGGCCGACCGACGAACTGAAGGACGCCCACGTGCTCATCGTCGACGACATCTTCGACAGCGGCCGCACGCTGGCGGCGGTGAAGCAGCTGGTGCAGGCGACCGGCCCGGCCAGCGTGCGCACGGCCGTGCTGCTTCGAAAGGAAGTCGAGCGCGCCCCCGACCTGCCGCCCCAGAGCGAGCCGGACTACGTGGGCTTCGACGTGCCCGACGCCTTCGTCGTGGGCTACGGGCTGGACTACGACGGGTGGTACCGCAACCTGCCGAATATCGCCGTGCTCAGGGCATAG
- a CDS encoding sigma-70 family RNA polymerase sigma factor, whose translation MPELVDHLFRHESGRLSASLVAVFGPGKLDLIEDVVQEALVEALRHWRFSGVPDHPAAWLTQVARRRAFDALRRDATLRRHEPKLRAWAERNAYARAHDELDEQVRLMLMCCHPELPREQRIALTLKLVAGLGTGEIARAFLISESAAAQRLVRAKRAIREGGISMEMPEPEELRPRLRSVLETVYLLFNEGYSAGEGEDVIQRDRLEEACRLGAMLVQDERTASPAAHALLALMLFHASRLETRSDAQGALLLLEDQDRSRWDRDLISRGFHHLQCSAAGDELTAYHLEAGIAAVHARSASFDQTNWDEIVSLYDMLREIKPGPVVGLNRAVAIAMTRGTDAGLAELDSIGPMDRYAQASIVRGELLRRAGRNDEAREQFERALAMPCSKPQRALVNRKLKAMAQRR comes from the coding sequence GTGCCCGAACTGGTCGACCACCTGTTCCGGCACGAGTCCGGCCGGCTGTCGGCGTCGCTCGTAGCGGTGTTCGGGCCGGGCAAGCTCGACCTCATCGAAGACGTGGTGCAGGAAGCGCTCGTCGAGGCGCTGCGGCATTGGCGATTCAGTGGCGTGCCCGACCATCCCGCCGCGTGGCTCACGCAAGTCGCCCGGCGTCGGGCGTTCGATGCGCTGCGGCGGGACGCGACGCTACGAAGGCACGAGCCCAAGCTGCGGGCGTGGGCCGAGCGCAACGCGTATGCACGCGCGCACGACGAGCTGGATGAGCAGGTCCGGCTCATGCTGATGTGCTGCCACCCGGAGTTGCCGCGGGAGCAGCGCATCGCGCTCACGCTCAAGCTCGTCGCGGGCCTGGGCACCGGCGAGATCGCGCGGGCGTTCCTGATCAGCGAATCGGCGGCGGCGCAGCGGCTGGTACGGGCCAAGCGTGCGATCCGCGAGGGCGGCATCTCGATGGAAATGCCCGAACCCGAGGAACTCCGGCCGCGGCTTCGCAGCGTTCTCGAGACGGTGTACCTGCTCTTCAACGAGGGCTATTCGGCGGGCGAGGGCGAGGATGTGATCCAGCGTGATCGTTTGGAGGAGGCTTGCCGCTTGGGCGCAATGCTCGTGCAAGACGAGCGCACGGCCAGTCCCGCGGCCCACGCGCTCCTGGCACTCATGCTCTTTCACGCATCGCGACTGGAAACGAGGAGCGATGCCCAGGGCGCGCTGTTGCTGCTCGAAGACCAGGACCGTTCGCGGTGGGATCGCGACCTCATCTCGCGCGGCTTCCACCACCTGCAATGCTCGGCTGCGGGCGACGAATTGACCGCATACCACCTCGAGGCCGGCATCGCCGCCGTGCATGCGCGGTCGGCCAGCTTCGACCAGACCAACTGGGACGAGATCGTTTCGCTCTATGACATGCTGCGAGAGATCAAGCCCGGGCCGGTGGTGGGGCTGAACAGGGCGGTGGCGATCGCGATGACGCGGGGGACCGACGCCGGGCTCGCCGAGCTGGATTCGATCGGACCGATGGATCGCTACGCCCAGGCGAGCATCGTGCGGGGCGAACTGCTCCGGCGGGCCGGGCGCAACGACGAGGCCCGCGAGCAGTTCGAGCGGGCGTTGGCGATGCCGTGCTCGAAGCCGCAGCGGGCTCTGGTGAATCGAAAGCTGAAGGCGATGGCTCAGCGGCGGTAG
- a CDS encoding aconitate hydratase, whose product MPLNVTQKLIQSHLVSGKMEPGAEIGLRIDQSLTQDATGTMVMLELEAMGIDRVKTELSAQYVDHNLLQTDYKNADDHLFLRSACQRFGVWYSRPGNGVSHPVQMERFGIPGKTLIGSDSHTPAAGSLGMLAFGAGGIDVAMAMAGEPMFVKMPRVLGVKLLGKLPDWVSAKDVVLEMLRRYDVHGCRGMIIEYYGPGLAQLSAMDRHVIANMGTEMGATTTVFPSDAEIKRFLEAQGRGQDWVERVADEDAEYDVYDMINLSELVPLIACPSSPGNVVPVTEVQGRPVNQVVIGSSANPGLRDFWIVSQIVKGQIVHDRVSFDVNPTSRQVIENLAAMDDAFMNLIHAGVRFHQAGCLGCIGMGQAPASDQISLRTMPRNFPGRSGTADDQVYLCSPETAVAAAITGEITDPRELEQRFGITYPQFIAPETEIINTDMLVAPPDNGRTVELEKGPNIKSFPEFAALPNDISVPVLLKVKDNISTDEILPAGARVLPYRSNIPGISQFVYYMKDETFWQRAEAAKEKSGGHVIVGGSNYAQGSSREHAAIAPRYLGQVAVLAKSYARIGWQNLVNFGIMPLEFVNPQDYDSISEGDELEIIGLRDALEAGRSIPVKNLTKDIIYPMTHSLSPRQVEIMLCGGLINHFKAKSQVAQSVNI is encoded by the coding sequence ATGCCCTTGAATGTCACCCAAAAACTGATTCAATCTCATCTGGTTTCTGGCAAGATGGAACCTGGTGCAGAAATTGGACTCCGGATCGATCAGTCTTTGACCCAGGATGCCACAGGAACCATGGTCATGCTGGAGTTAGAAGCCATGGGTATTGATCGAGTTAAAACTGAACTTTCAGCACAATACGTCGATCACAATCTCCTGCAAACCGACTATAAAAATGCCGATGATCATCTGTTTTTACGATCCGCCTGTCAACGGTTTGGCGTTTGGTATAGTCGCCCTGGCAATGGTGTCAGCCATCCCGTTCAGATGGAACGCTTTGGTATTCCCGGCAAAACCTTAATCGGTTCTGATAGTCACACCCCAGCCGCAGGTTCCCTGGGAATGCTAGCCTTTGGCGCGGGTGGAATTGATGTCGCCATGGCAATGGCGGGGGAACCCATGTTTGTGAAAATGCCCAGAGTCTTGGGTGTGAAACTTTTGGGGAAATTACCCGATTGGGTTAGTGCCAAAGATGTTGTCCTGGAAATGTTGCGCCGCTACGATGTCCACGGCTGTCGGGGCATGATTATTGAATATTATGGACCCGGACTTGCCCAACTCAGTGCCATGGATCGCCATGTTATCGCCAACATGGGAACGGAAATGGGTGCCACAACCACTGTTTTTCCCTCTGATGCTGAAATTAAGCGATTTTTAGAGGCTCAAGGGCGAGGACAGGATTGGGTAGAACGGGTTGCCGATGAGGACGCTGAATACGATGTCTATGACATGATTAATTTGTCGGAACTGGTTCCCTTAATTGCCTGTCCCAGTAGTCCTGGAAATGTTGTTCCGGTTACCGAAGTGCAGGGACGCCCCGTAAATCAGGTGGTGATTGGTTCCTCAGCAAATCCAGGGTTGCGTGATTTCTGGATAGTCAGCCAAATTGTGAAAGGACAAATTGTTCATGATCGCGTATCCTTTGATGTTAACCCAACCTCCCGCCAGGTGATTGAGAATTTAGCGGCAATGGATGACGCCTTTATGAATTTAATTCATGCTGGGGTACGATTTCATCAGGCAGGCTGTTTAGGTTGTATCGGCATGGGACAAGCACCCGCTTCTGATCAAATCTCTTTACGGACAATGCCGCGTAACTTCCCTGGGCGTTCGGGAACGGCTGATGATCAAGTGTATTTGTGTAGTCCAGAAACGGCTGTAGCGGCGGCTATTACGGGGGAAATCACTGATCCGCGTGAGTTGGAACAGCGTTTTGGTATCACCTATCCCCAATTCATTGCCCCAGAAACGGAAATCATTAATACCGATATGTTAGTGGCTCCGCCAGACAATGGCAGGACAGTGGAACTGGAAAAGGGACCCAATATTAAATCCTTCCCCGAATTTGCCGCTTTACCCAATGACATTTCTGTGCCTGTGCTGTTGAAAGTGAAGGATAATATTTCTACCGATGAAATTTTACCTGCAGGGGCGCGGGTTTTACCTTATCGCAGTAATATCCCCGGAATTAGCCAGTTTGTCTATTACATGAAGGATGAGACATTTTGGCAACGGGCAGAAGCCGCTAAGGAAAAATCTGGGGGACATGTTATTGTTGGCGGAAGTAACTATGCTCAGGGTTCTAGTCGGGAACACGCCGCGATCGCACCCCGTTATTTGGGGCAAGTGGCTGTCTTAGCTAAATCTTATGCCCGGATTGGTTGGCAAAATCTGGTGAATTTTGGAATTATGCCCCTAGAGTTTGTCAATCCTCAGGATTACGACAGTATCAGCGAAGGAGATGAACTGGAAATTATTGGCTTACGGGATGCGTTAGAGGCAGGGCGTTCAATTCCTGTGAAAAACCTAACTAAGGACATCATATATCCCATGACTCATAGCCTGAGTCCCCGTCAGGTAGAAATTATGCTTTGTGGCGGCTTAATCAATCACTTTAAAGCTAAGTCACAAGTTGCTCAATCTGTCAATATCTAA